A portion of the Segatella copri DSM 18205 genome contains these proteins:
- a CDS encoding SusC/RagA family TonB-linked outer membrane protein, with translation MRKTSQKFSQSHMLCKVALVAIMLVFQAMLGIGAGVLNAQTVKGTVISGSDNEPLIGASVMVQGTKTGAVTDLDGNFTIEAKNGQTLEVSYLGFITQKIKVTGSTINVTLNEDKQSLDEVVVVGYGVQKKKLVTGATVQLKGDDIAKLNTTNPLSAMQGQTPGVNIVSTSGQPGAAMSVTIRGLGTVGNSQPLYLIDGVGGDITTLNPADIESIDVLKDAASAAIYGAQAANGVVLVTTKSGKEGSSKITYDGYVGWQTLGRKFEMLNSSQYMQIMDEALLNSYMSPIDWTSLSAIRDANGNVYNTDWIDQAVDNGALTTSHSLAFTGGSKTSTYSISGGYTGQDGLIGGSDISYYKRYNLRVNSEHKMWNGLVTIGEHVGFVYKDSRGMGTGNIYNNNLRSAFSTSPLVPVYDADGNYYSTVDSDWNKNDGNPYGTMMMNRYNQSKSTSVDANVYVQIEPVKNLKFKTVFGLNYGGSNYRSFTPIYKFTPQSGNGITKVNQSNGNGTSLVWTNTLTYDFDIKEHHISALLGSETTKYDGESTGSYGVNLTAGFDDWEHAYVENTEKGHADRKVSGGPYDATRGQSFFARLGWSWKDRYMVNATMRADGSSKFAKGHRWGYFPSVSAGWTLTEEDFMKSSASWLDFLKLRLSWGQVGNANINCYQYLAPVTTSNTNYNFGATGGTDAWVMGAYTERLANEKVKWETSEQYNVGLDARFLRQRLSLTLDGYIKSTKDWLVQAPILATAGTGGPVINGGDVKNKGIEVGLSWNDQIGKDFVYSVGANFAYNHNEVGNIPTLDGIIHGATNQIYQNAEEFYRAENGHAIGYFWGYKTAGLFQNQKEINDWIAAGNGIYQADVKPGDVKYVDVNHDGVINASDKVDLGNGLPKYTFGFNFSLAWKGFDLSANFTGAAGFQIAQSYRDPSSSQANYSRRILKRWTGEGTSNEIPRVTYGDVGNWLFSDLYLQDGDYIRLQNLTMGYDFKKLISWKGLSKMRLYFQVQNLFTLTKYDGMDPEIGSFNGTDGNSSDSWVSGVDMGYYPHPRTFIVGLNLAF, from the coding sequence ATGAGAAAAACATCTCAGAAATTCTCGCAGAGCCACATGCTCTGCAAAGTTGCTCTGGTAGCCATCATGTTGGTGTTCCAGGCAATGTTAGGAATCGGAGCGGGTGTCCTCAATGCTCAGACGGTTAAGGGTACTGTCATCTCTGGCAGTGACAATGAACCATTGATTGGTGCAAGTGTCATGGTGCAGGGTACAAAGACGGGTGCCGTTACTGACCTGGATGGTAACTTTACCATTGAAGCAAAGAATGGACAAACACTCGAAGTTTCGTATCTGGGCTTTATCACCCAAAAGATTAAAGTTACAGGTTCGACAATCAACGTAACCTTAAATGAAGACAAGCAGTCACTTGATGAAGTTGTCGTAGTAGGTTACGGTGTTCAGAAGAAAAAGCTGGTGACGGGTGCTACCGTTCAGTTGAAGGGTGACGACATTGCCAAGCTTAACACCACCAACCCTCTTTCTGCCATGCAGGGACAGACACCTGGTGTTAACATCGTTTCTACTTCTGGTCAGCCAGGTGCAGCCATGAGTGTTACCATTCGTGGTTTGGGTACCGTAGGAAACTCTCAGCCTCTTTACTTGATTGATGGTGTGGGTGGTGATATCACAACCTTGAACCCTGCCGACATCGAGAGCATCGACGTATTGAAGGATGCTGCTTCTGCTGCTATCTATGGTGCACAGGCTGCCAATGGTGTAGTCCTTGTTACAACCAAGAGCGGTAAGGAAGGTTCTTCCAAAATTACATACGATGGATATGTAGGTTGGCAGACTCTGGGGCGCAAGTTTGAAATGCTCAATTCCAGCCAGTATATGCAGATTATGGATGAGGCTTTGCTGAATTCATATATGTCGCCTATCGACTGGACTTCTCTCAGTGCTATCCGTGATGCAAATGGTAATGTTTATAATACAGACTGGATTGACCAGGCTGTAGACAATGGTGCCTTGACCACTAGCCACAGTCTGGCTTTTACCGGTGGTAGCAAGACTTCAACTTATTCTATTTCTGGTGGTTATACCGGACAGGACGGTCTTATTGGCGGTTCTGACATTTCTTATTATAAAAGGTATAACCTTCGTGTCAATTCTGAACATAAGATGTGGAATGGATTGGTAACTATTGGTGAGCACGTAGGTTTTGTTTATAAGGATAGCCGTGGCATGGGTACCGGCAATATCTATAACAACAACCTCCGCAGTGCGTTCTCTACTTCTCCACTGGTTCCTGTTTATGACGCAGATGGTAACTATTATTCTACCGTTGATTCAGACTGGAACAAGAATGATGGTAACCCTTATGGTACCATGATGATGAATCGCTACAACCAGAGCAAGAGTACTTCGGTTGATGCGAATGTATATGTGCAGATTGAACCTGTCAAGAACTTGAAGTTCAAGACAGTATTCGGCTTGAACTATGGTGGTTCTAACTATCGTTCATTTACTCCTATTTACAAGTTTACTCCTCAGAGCGGTAATGGTATCACCAAGGTGAACCAGAGCAATGGCAATGGTACTTCTCTTGTCTGGACCAATACCCTGACTTACGATTTCGATATCAAGGAGCACCATATCAGTGCTTTGTTAGGTAGTGAGACTACTAAGTATGATGGTGAGTCAACAGGCAGTTATGGTGTTAACTTGACTGCTGGCTTTGATGACTGGGAGCATGCCTATGTAGAGAATACAGAGAAGGGACATGCTGACCGTAAGGTAAGTGGTGGTCCTTACGATGCTACCCGTGGTCAGTCTTTCTTCGCCCGTTTGGGTTGGTCTTGGAAGGATCGCTATATGGTGAATGCTACCATGCGTGCCGATGGTTCTTCTAAGTTTGCCAAGGGACATCGTTGGGGTTATTTCCCATCAGTTTCTGCCGGTTGGACTTTGACTGAGGAAGATTTCATGAAGTCTTCTGCTTCCTGGTTGGATTTCCTGAAGCTCCGTCTCTCTTGGGGTCAGGTTGGTAATGCTAATATCAACTGCTATCAGTATCTGGCTCCTGTTACCACATCAAATACCAACTACAACTTCGGTGCTACAGGTGGTACCGATGCTTGGGTGATGGGTGCTTATACAGAGCGTCTGGCTAATGAGAAGGTGAAGTGGGAGACTTCAGAGCAGTATAACGTTGGTTTGGATGCCCGTTTCCTCCGTCAGCGTCTTTCCTTGACTCTCGATGGTTATATCAAGAGCACTAAGGATTGGTTGGTTCAGGCTCCTATCCTGGCTACAGCTGGTACCGGTGGTCCTGTCATCAATGGTGGTGATGTGAAGAACAAGGGTATCGAGGTTGGACTTTCATGGAATGACCAGATTGGCAAGGACTTTGTTTATAGTGTAGGTGCCAACTTCGCTTATAACCACAATGAAGTAGGTAATATTCCTACATTGGATGGTATCATCCATGGTGCTACCAACCAGATTTATCAGAATGCTGAGGAATTCTATCGTGCGGAGAATGGTCATGCAATCGGTTACTTCTGGGGTTACAAGACTGCGGGACTCTTCCAGAACCAGAAGGAAATCAATGATTGGATAGCTGCCGGTAACGGTATTTATCAGGCAGATGTGAAGCCTGGTGATGTAAAGTATGTTGATGTGAATCATGATGGTGTTATCAATGCCAGCGATAAGGTTGACTTGGGAAATGGTCTTCCTAAGTATACTTTCGGTTTCAATTTCAGCCTGGCATGGAAGGGCTTTGACCTGAGTGCTAACTTCACAGGTGCAGCCGGTTTCCAGATTGCACAGTCTTACCGTGATCCTAGCTCATCTCAGGCTAACTACAGCCGCAGAATCTTGAAGCGCTGGACAGGTGAGGGGACAAGCAATGAGATTCCTCGTGTTACCTACGGAGATGTTGGTAACTGGTTGTTCTCAGACCTCTATTTGCAGGATGGTGACTATATCCGCTTGCAGAACCTTACCATGGGCTACGATTTCAAGAAGCTCATCTCTTGGAAGGGACTCTCTAAGATGCGCCTCTATTTCCAGGTGCAGAATCTCTTTACTTTGACCAAGTATGATGGTATGGATCCGGAAATCGGTTCATTCAACGGTACAGATGGTAACAGCAGCGATTCCTGGGTATCAGGAGTTGATATGGGTTACTATCCACATCCTCGTACTTTCATCGTTGGTTTAAATCTTGCATTCTAA
- a CDS encoding RagB/SusD family nutrient uptake outer membrane protein: MNKKHILMSALILSSMALTSCDDFLDTSSKTKMNSETAYSTPAAADMDLVGCYDGWQRTLSDEGVGMYLTAEFASEQAFAGLGLSDAKNNNAIDQFDLTVAPSYTDLFNTDWKNYYQAIYRCNQLIQADATIKWNGDTKAEGRIMGEARALRGILYFDLARLFGDVPLLLEPSEANIPRTPVKEVYQSIFDDLKYAAANIPADAYPLKDRDSNDGRITKYAAEALLARAYLYYTGYYGEEHPACSKAEATAAINDVVENGGYELEKNYADFWMPSCTKDASSTGNYAWETTYAGKWYDGKTWKAGQGSLSKEIVLNLKLNSTHDYNGNGDGNTFSVYLGPRNRCATDICIASGWGACPVTPYFVEQFRNDPRFNACVWSCKDAGFTADESDSYEYTGYYTRKYAPMCFADGTRQEVGFQLGEQHQNITYYQDYTIMRYADVLLMHSELNGTADGLNKVRARVGLEPEDYSIENIRKERAIELAFEGVHFWDLMRYGKDGSYAAQEIAKAQNGAKVKNGGVEAATKFAVDNFTSKKGLMQIPNTQITLSGNVLTQNAGW, encoded by the coding sequence ATGAATAAGAAACATATATTGATGAGTGCCCTGATTCTCTCTTCCATGGCTTTGACGTCATGCGATGACTTCCTGGACACTTCATCTAAGACAAAGATGAATTCCGAGACTGCTTACAGCACACCGGCTGCAGCAGACATGGATCTTGTGGGCTGCTACGATGGATGGCAGCGTACATTGAGCGATGAAGGTGTCGGTATGTACCTGACGGCTGAGTTTGCCTCCGAGCAGGCTTTCGCAGGCTTGGGTCTTTCTGATGCCAAGAACAATAATGCCATCGACCAGTTTGATTTGACAGTTGCTCCATCATATACAGATCTCTTCAATACAGATTGGAAGAATTATTATCAGGCCATCTACCGTTGCAATCAGCTGATTCAGGCTGATGCTACCATCAAGTGGAATGGTGATACCAAGGCAGAAGGCCGTATCATGGGCGAGGCTCGTGCCCTTCGTGGCATCCTCTATTTCGATTTGGCCCGTTTGTTTGGTGATGTGCCTTTGTTGCTCGAACCTTCTGAGGCTAACATACCGCGTACTCCGGTGAAGGAAGTATATCAGTCTATCTTCGATGACTTGAAGTATGCCGCAGCCAATATTCCTGCCGATGCTTATCCTTTGAAGGACCGTGATTCCAATGATGGCCGCATCACCAAGTATGCTGCTGAGGCTTTGCTGGCTCGCGCATACCTTTATTATACGGGATATTACGGCGAGGAGCATCCTGCATGTTCCAAGGCTGAGGCTACTGCTGCCATCAATGATGTGGTAGAAAACGGTGGCTATGAGTTGGAGAAGAACTATGCCGATTTCTGGATGCCTTCCTGTACCAAGGATGCTTCTTCAACGGGTAACTATGCCTGGGAAACAACCTATGCCGGCAAGTGGTATGACGGAAAGACCTGGAAGGCAGGACAGGGTAGTCTCTCTAAGGAGATTGTCTTGAACCTGAAGCTGAACTCTACCCACGATTACAATGGCAATGGTGATGGTAATACCTTCTCGGTATATTTGGGTCCTCGCAACCGTTGTGCTACTGATATATGCATCGCCAGTGGTTGGGGAGCTTGCCCGGTTACTCCTTATTTCGTAGAGCAGTTTAGAAACGATCCTCGTTTCAATGCCTGTGTCTGGAGCTGCAAGGATGCCGGTTTTACAGCAGATGAGTCTGACTCTTATGAGTATACGGGTTATTATACCCGCAAGTATGCTCCAATGTGTTTTGCCGATGGTACTCGACAGGAAGTGGGCTTCCAGTTGGGTGAGCAGCATCAGAACATCACTTACTATCAGGATTATACCATCATGCGTTATGCTGATGTGCTCTTGATGCACTCTGAGCTGAATGGCACTGCCGATGGTCTGAACAAGGTACGTGCCCGTGTGGGTCTTGAACCAGAAGACTACAGTATTGAGAATATTCGCAAGGAGCGCGCCATCGAGTTGGCTTTCGAAGGTGTTCACTTCTGGGATTTGATGCGTTACGGCAAGGATGGTTCTTATGCAGCACAGGAAATTGCCAAGGCTCAGAATGGTGCCAAGGTAAAGAATGGTGGAGTGGAGGCAGCTACCAAGTTTGCTGTTGACAACTTTACCAGCAAGAAGGGTCTGATGCAGATTCCTAATACTCAGATTACGCTTTCCGGTAACGTTCTGACTCAGAATGCCGGATGGTAA